The Puntigrus tetrazona isolate hp1 chromosome 3, ASM1883169v1, whole genome shotgun sequence nucleotide sequence CATTGAGGCAGCTCAGGGCGAGATCTGTGTAGATGGAGTCAACATCGCTCAGCTGGGCCTGCATGAGCTAAGATCCAGGATCACAATCATTCCTCAGGTACACCTAAACATTGATTCAAAGGCACGGACTTGAGGACATCAGTAGTAAAGTTTACAAGCTCTTAAAAAATCTCTTCTTTTAGAATGATTTAGTTGACTCATCAGTGAAAATGAAACTAGGTTTAGGATACACTTTATTTccatagtccactttagacttTCTACTAACTGCAAGTATCactgtaactacatgtcagctaaatcttatttaatttgcaactacatttCTACTAACTCTCGATGTAGACTGtcagggtaggtttagggttagtagaataagttcaTATATACTTgaaaagtttctgatagtcagtatgttgttgacccatcaaaataaagtattaaaagatattaagcagacagtcttcAAATActctgcaactacatgtcaactagcagttaTTAAAGTTACTTACTGGTAGCATAATGCCTAAATTGGACTATCCAAATAAACTGTTaccctgttttatttttaagttttatatttctaaacacCTTTTCCTCTATCTCAGGATCCAGTACTGTTCTCTGGTTCCTTGCGTATGAATCTAGACCCCTTTGATGGCTACACTGACGAGGAGGTCTGGAGAGCTCTGGAACTCGCACATCTCAAGAACTTTGTGTCTGGCCTGCCTGACAAACTCAACCATGAGTGTTCAGAAGGAGGAGAGAATCTCAGGTACAAACCCCTTCTCAActatgtttatttaatcatttaattattatctgATATGACCGTTTCTGATATTCTGGGCTTCAGTTTGGGTCAGCGGCAGCTGGTTTGCCTGGCTCGAGCTCTCCTGAGGAAGACCAAGATTCTGGTTTTGGATGAAGCCACTGCAGCTGTAGACCTGGAGACGGACAATTTGATACAGTCTACTATCAGAACTCAGTTTGAGGACTGCACTGTTCTGACCATCGCACATCGTCTCAACACCATCATGGACTACACtaggtaattattattttttaataatgaaatgatgaatagaatattaaaaatacataatatattatatcaccaatgctgtattttaattgttatataataatatttaaaaatatttcttaaaaggGTGCTGGTTCTCGATAAAGGCCAGATGACCGAATTTGATTCTCCGTCCAATTTAATTGCCAAGAAGGGAATTTTCTACAAGATGGCCAAAGACTCAGGTTTGGTCTGAAAGGTAATGGGGCTGAAGAGCCCTGTGTTCATCCAGTACATATCACTGACCTGAGCCCTTGGAGAGTGGACCTTGTGGGACAAGGACTCTGAAGGTACCTCTTCTGTGGGCCTGGAGCTCACACAGTGTGAAGATGACACAACTCCATCCTCTACTATTGTAGCCCTCCGCTTTCAGTTAAATTTTGAGGGATTCGCTgcaaatgctgcttttttgatGCCAACATTTGGGAGATTTAAAACTAGTTTGATTTAGTCCTGGCTGTTTTGTTGTCGGTTTTCGATTTGGAAGACTTCCCAGTTTACCGCTAAGCTGCGCTTTGCTGCTAGTGGTTGATGGTTAGTAATGGAGTTTCACTAGGAGTAAAGAACAAAGTTTCTCTGTGCAGTGTACCAGTGATGCAGTGATCAATTGTTTATTAACCAAACAGCTGCTGGAAAATCCCTTCATGAGCATGAGATACTTCATCCCAAGCCAAAGTTAACATTTGAAGCTGTTCTCATTGTCAAATAAGAGACACGTTTGAAAACTCTAGTTTAATCTCCAGATAGCCATTGTTTTCTCTCATTTAATCTTTATAGTTTGAGGAATctgttacaatatattttttctttgtatcaaattattttatcatataacatatttattaaatgggTATCTCCCACTAATGGCAACTTAAGCCTCATCTTACCAATATCATGCATTAGAGTCTACACTGACCTTTGGTTTTCATTGGTAATATATTTAGTTGGTGTATTTTGATTTATGATCTTTGTTTACTATTATTTCTCAGTGAtcatttcaccaaaaaattataaatgcacttATTGTTCTTTATAAAAACCTCAAATTATGGTTTATATTTCAGGTTTGTTGGGagtgatgttttaaaaacaagtagGAATTATTCTATGCCACTTTAAGGTCAGATACTTAAATCGTAGTAGTTCTTTAAGGACAGGTTGTCTTGAGCTGTGTGCTGTGTGCTGTGTGCTTCACTCTGTGTGCTGTATACCATATATCTGTTGAATGTACGCTTGAGTGTGCCACGTGGTTTCATTCATCAGTACCTCCACTCTAGATCATTTAAGCCTtctgagcttttttttaaaggccaatcagttttttttaaagaactgacAAAGACACactttgaatgattaaaaaaaataaatatattggttatatattgttacatatttatataatttgtatgtaaacataaagttattatttgatttttgtatACATGCACTAGTTTTAAGTGTGCTTAGTTTCATAAATCAGGCTGATATGTACAgggaaaatattaataaatttttgtaaaaagcCCTTTGTCAGTGTTTTAACAGTGTTGTTCTTCTGAGATCAGggtttcaaattttttttgtcagagtGAGAAGGAAAACAGTTTCTGATCACTactacaaacatttattttactgaagctgttcaggaaaaaaaacattttcaagtttGATAGTCACTCATGTAGTGTGcatggaaatgttttaaatatataaaaatacacttattatacagtacaaaatacataaatacaaacttaAAGTTTtagataaagaaaacaataatagtattaatacagagacacacaaacgAAATCAGAGTAAGGATGAGTGGgtgttgcattgtttttaacatgAACAGATCTTTCTCACTTCATAAATATAGATGCATCTTTCACCATTATGGGAATTTAAGGTTTAATGTGCTGatatagtaattaataaattctTATAATAACCTGAAAAGGTTCAAGTATAACTATGCCTAATTCTTTAGCTGTGTTATGCCAAGAtctacaacaacaaacaaaattcCACAAATGTTCACTTTTGACAGCAGTGAGAGGTGTTGAACATGGCTGTGCATGGTCTGACTATCTGAAGTGGGCATTATATTAACCTACTGAACACTTCTATGGCAAGATAACATTATTCAAGTCTTTGTATTCTGCGATGAGACTGTTGTCGACATAAAGGGATCAGCCTGTTTTAGCGCCTCACAACTCAGTTAAAGAATCAACAGGAGAATGCTGAAGCACACCATGTCTGTAATACTGGAGAAAACGTGCACACCCGGGGCCAGTTGCATAACTTTAGCCACCATGTTAATACCATGTCTTATTACTAGTTTGACCAACTAGAAATTGCAGAGGGGATATCAGTCTTACTTTTCCAATACAAGTAAAACCAGTCTACCTTTTCATAACTGAATCTAAAAACATATGAACAGTCTTGAAGAAGAAAAATTAGATGACTGTTGCAACCAGCCACTGAACAGCTATTACTGGCAAAACCTCTTCACCCTGAGCTTTGTGATTCTCTCGTTAGAGAAGGCAAGATATGCCCTTTAGTAAGTTCTGTGAGGAAACATTTCAGGTAGTCTGAGCAGGTGCGTTTGTGAGATTTTTGCACCATTTTTATAGTCTCTCCTGAGTGAAGAGATGATTTTGTCATTGATGGTTCCTCTGGCAGTGAATGTTCAAACTAGCCCAGCCTCCTGGCACATTCGATAGAACTGACCACACTGAGAAATCAAATTATTTGGAGAGTCCATTTCTGTGATGTGCCCTCTGTCCATCACAATCACTCTGTTGGGAACAGATAAATGGGATTGAGTTTGAACATTGTCAGCAATCATAaccatatttttcttaaaaataaaaaaatgttataccTAGTGTAGTCCATGATGGTGTTGAGACGATGTGCGATGGTCAGAACAGTGCAGTCCTCAAACTGAGTTCTGATAGTAGACTGTATCAAATTGTCTGTCTCCAGGTCTACAGCTGCAGTGGCTTCATCCAAAACCAGAATCTTGGTCTTCCTCAGGAGAGCTCGAGCCAGGCAAACCAGCTGCCGCTGACCCAAACTGAAGCCCAGAATATCAGAAACGGTCATATCAGAtaacaattaaatgattaaataaacatagTTGAGAAGGGGTTTGTACCTGAGATTCTCTCCTCCTTCTGAACACTCATGGTTGAGTTTGTCAGGCAGGCCAGACACAAAGTTCTTGAGATGTGCGAGTTCCAGAGCTCTCCAGACCTCCTCGTCAGTGTAGCCATCAAAGGGGTCTAGATTCATACGCAAGGAACCAGAGAACAGTACTGGATCCTTGAgggaaaaagttgaaaataaaacactgtgcATTTGTCAAggtatttgatttgtttttccatcttCCGGTGTACCTGTGGGATGATGGTGATACGAGACCTCAGTTCATGCAGTCCAATCTCTGCAATATTTATCCCATCTATAAAAATCTTTCCTTTTGCCGCCTCAAGGATCCGGAAAATTCCGAGAGCAAGAGATGATTTTCCTGCCCCTGTTCTTCCAACAATTCCAACCTAAACGCATTAAGCAAATTGCTTAGaatgtagtaaaaaataaagcacagcTATGGCACAATGTGTTTAGATGTTATAattactttttctctctcattaacACTGAGGGAAATTTCTTTTAAGGCCCAGTCAAGACCCCTGCGGTACTGAAGTCCATATTTCTGGAATCCAATAGATCCGGATCTGGGCCAGTCTAATGGGAGTGAACTGTCCTCGATTGCCCATGGTGCCTGTGAAAACCCAAGACTTAGTGACCTCaagaatgaatgtaaaaatataatatggtcgctttatataaagtaatttatgggggagaaaaaaaatcagctttcaGACCAAAAGTACCTCTTTTGCTGTTTCTGCGTATTCCTTCACTCGCTCAACAGACACAATGTTATTTTCTACATCTGTCCATGCCCTTACAATCCAGCTCAAGATCCCAGTAACCTGCAATAAAATTTTTCTTGAGAAGTTGTTGCCTAATAGACTTGCCTAATATTTGGTTGTCTGAAGATTTTCAAGGACTTTTTTGACAAGTTTCCTACCTGAAGAGAATGCGACACAGCCAGTCCCACAATTCCAGGGCTTAAAGTTGCCCTTCCCATAACAGAGAGAATAGATGCAGAAAGGACCAGTAAGTTACCCAGGAACTCTAGATTTACTGCCAGCCACCTATTggaataacattaaaaaaattgcatatagtTAGAATGGATTACATCATACAAAGCATGAATAAGCTGAGACTGAATCTGACCTGGTTGCCACAAATCTTGGGAAATAGGATGTTTGATTGTGGTCCACTTGACCGTTAGCCAACAGGATAAACCTAGACTGTTCTCCAAAGGCCCGAATTACTCCAGCTCCTTGGACTGTCTCATTGAAATGAGTATAGATGGGTGATCGACTCACCGACTCTAGTCTACGCAACTGGCAGGATGTGGCCACATAGAAACTCTGAAAACACAGAAGATTACGTGTCAAACTGGTGTGActtgttatgatttttttacatgctGAGCAGTCCTGGATAGTAGCATACCTGGATAAAGGCATAGAGCAGAGTCAGTGGCAATATGATCACTCCTGCAAAAGGAGTCGCCATCAGCACGATAATGCAAACCTCCAGAAGTTTGAACATATAGCCCAGCATCATCTTTAGCCCATCAGGGATCATGCAGTCGATGGCGTCTATCTCTTTAGAGAAGCGATTGAGAAGGTTACCACTGGGTGTACTCTCAAAGAATGACATAGGAGAGTGAAGTACATTGTTGAGAAGGTCCAAATGAAGATGCCGAGATGCAATTATTCCTCCAAGTGATATGGCTACAGTAGTGCTAAAAAATGCAATTCCTGCAACACAACAACACAGTTAATGATCAAGAACAGTACAAAGTCCAAGGATTCTCAATGAAGATTAAGGAACACAAAGGATTTTGGACCTTGTGCAAAGCCGAGAGCACCAAAAACACCAAGTTTCAGATCTGTATCAATCTGTGTTCCATTAACAACCGGGTCATCAGCCCACAGGCTTAGCCAGTAGTTGTACACCAATGATGCAGCTTGCTGGAACGCGTATAGAAAGATGATGGGGATGATGAAGGCCAAGCCGATGGTCCTGAAGTACTCCACATACATCTCCAGTTTCACCTATGTGCGACCAATTATTGAGAAGAGTGTGTGAGGAATTACACTTTGGATGATATAGTGCACGTTCAGGCTATATTATGGTGTTTGGAACAATGAAGCTCAAAGACCTGTAATCAGGGGTTAAAATTAGATCTCTGTGGTGACCTGAGAGCATCTGAAGCTTTTGTCACTGACCTGTAGCTGAACTTTAAAACTGAATTGCCACTCTAAATCTTTGGTCTTTGGTGTTATGTTACGTGGTAAGGTATATTTGGATGTGTCTACACATTGTTTGAAATGTCTGTGGATGTGACTCCATTACTTACTCGGCCTGTATGAGCTTTGTCAGCCTGGGTGAGTTTCCCAACTTCCTCTTGATCCTGCTCCTGTTTTGTGTCAGATATGGCCTCCATGGTTTGTATACTGGCACTTCCCATGTCCCCACTTCATTAAACAAAATTGAAATACAGGGTAAATATGTGATCTTCATTAAcgttgtctttttctttttcagtttcaaaaCTTGGTTACTTTTACCTGATGAGTTGCTCCTGGGAGAGGTCAATAGAGAAATCTGTCATGCTGAGACGAGATAGTGATTTTCTGGTCcctaaaacaatgcaaatcagCTTTTTAACTCTGtcaatatataaaagtaatgcTGTAGTAATTCATCAGGCAATTGCTGTTTTAGCTTACCTTTATGGGTAGCACTTTCCTTGCGTTCGCTAACAGAAAAAGCTTTAACAAAGTCTGCAAAGGCATTCTTCCTGCTTAAAAGCTCAGTGTAAGAGCCCATCTCTGTGATTTCTCCATCCTCCATCACCACAATCAGGTCAGCCTGGGGTAGGAAGCTCAGCCCATGGGTCACCAGAATACGTGTCTGTTTTAGCAAGCATTGGAGAGCATAATCAAGCAAGCTAtctaatttgctttttttaagccTGAAAGgtggaaacacatttttttattcaaaagcttCTATGTTCTATGCTTCTATATTCTGCAAATTTTAATTGGAATGACAGGAAGAGAAATTTGCTAAATTACAGTTAACAATTTCTGCTtcctttacatttatattcaatttgCAATTCTGTATCCTTTTTGCTTCTTCAGTGTAATATGTAGCAATTTGACATATTCgaatttaaagggataattttaaatgttgaatctGGAATGATTTttctcatcctcatgtcattccaaacccataagacctttgtttatcttcgaAACACAAGTTGAATTTGACATGAAGGTAATtaagacagaattttcagttttagaaCTAAcctttaaaatcacattaaacgTTTTACCTTATTTTTAAGAACGCCATTAGGTCCAATGACTTTTTCAAAGATGTGCTGACCCACATGTGCATCCACAGCTGACAAGGGATCATCCAGCAGGTAGACATCAGCCTTCCTGTATACTGCACGTGCCAGACTCACTCTCTGTTTCTGACCCCCGGACAAATTCAAACCCTGTGaacattgtaaaaatgtagtCATGTAATTACTCATGATACCCCGCTAATACCCTGcacatttgatatttaaaaattaattatattttatgcctTTTTACATTATTGGgtgatgtttgttttgtaaGAATCATTCTTGTTTACCTTCTCCCCAATCTCTGTGGCATCTCTTGCAGGTAGGATCTCCAGGTCTGGTAGAAGAGCACAGGCCTCTAACACTTTCTGGTACCAGCAGTCTTTTCTCTCACGTCCAAacaaaatgttgcttttgaGAGTGGCGTTCTGGA carries:
- the abcc6b.2 gene encoding multidrug resistance-associated protein 1 isoform X1, whose amino-acid sequence is MDTLCSLSGLDPLWDWNVTWYTAHPDLTQCFQHTVLVWFPCFYLWVCAPFYCLYLRFYDNGRISLSSLCCAKTGLGLCLASFGLLEMVYLLLDKSRDIEHHIVFLLSPIIRSLTMILAVLVIHLERMRGFRSSIFLFLFWTLAVICSLVPLRANIQAIMDEGFSADAMRFVAFFTFFSLQLAQLILSCFADQHPATFKPVYVKNPCPVEDASFLSKVLFWWYGSLVVKGYRSPLQAEDLWSLREEDTSEKIICDLEKEWAKQWAKMQQQECALNGAQALGYKLSEQTQLLRKLHKEQSSGFCLLRTLAKNFGPYFLTGTLCLVIQDAFMFSIPQVLSLLLGFVRDEDAPLWKGYLFAFLMFLLSCLQSLFNHQYMYTCFTVGMRVKTAVMGLVYRKSLVISSAARRTCTVGEIVNLVSADTQKLMDFVVYFNAVWLAPIEIALCLFFLWQRLGPSALAGIATVILIFPLNGFIAKMRSKLQEVQMKYMDGRIKLMNEILSGIKILKFYAWENAFRERVLGYREKELNALKKSQILYSISIASFNSSTFLIAFAMFGVYVLIDDKHVLDAQKVFVSMALINILKAPLSQLPFAMSTTMQAVVSLKRLGKFLCQDELKLDSVDRAPYNPDIDGVVIDNGSFSWSKDSTPCLKRINVKVQQGSLVAVVGHVGSGKSSLLSAMLGEMEKKSGHVRVSGSVAYVPQQAWIQNATLKSNILFGRERKDCWYQKVLEACALLPDLEILPARDATEIGEKGLNLSGGQKQRVSLARAVYRKADVYLLDDPLSAVDAHVGQHIFEKVIGPNGVLKNKTRILVTHGLSFLPQADLIVVMEDGEITEMGSYTELLSRKNAFADFVKAFSVSERKESATHKGTRKSLSRLSMTDFSIDLSQEQLISGDMGSASIQTMEAISDTKQEQDQEEVGKLTQADKAHTGRVKLEMYVEYFRTIGLAFIIPIIFLYAFQQAASLVYNYWLSLWADDPVVNGTQIDTDLKLGVFGALGFAQGIAFFSTTVAISLGGIIASRHLHLDLLNNVLHSPMSFFESTPSGNLLNRFSKEIDAIDCMIPDGLKMMLGYMFKLLEVCIIVLMATPFAGVIILPLTLLYAFIQSFYVATSCQLRRLESVSRSPIYTHFNETVQGAGVIRAFGEQSRFILLANGQVDHNQTSYFPRFVATRWLAVNLEFLGNLLVLSASILSVMGRATLSPGIVGLAVSHSLQVTGILSWIVRAWTDVENNIVSVERVKEYAETAKEAPWAIEDSSLPLDWPRSGSIGFQKYGLQYRRGLDWALKEISLSVNEREKVGIVGRTGAGKSSLALGIFRILEAAKGKIFIDGINIAEIGLHELRSRITIIPQDPVLFSGSLRMNLDPFDGYTDEEVWRALELAHLKNFVSGLPDKLNHECSEGGENLSLGQRQLVCLARALLRKTKILVLDEATAAVDLETDNLIQSTIRTQFEDCTVLTIAHRLNTIMDYTRVIVMDRGHITEMDSPNNLISQCGQFYRMCQEAGLV
- the abcc6b.2 gene encoding multidrug resistance-associated protein 1 isoform X2, which gives rise to MDTLCSLSGLDPLWDWNVTWYTAHPDLTQCFQHTVLVWFPCFYLWGLGLCLASFGLLEMVYLLLDKSRDIEHHIVFLLSPIIRSLTMILAVLVIHLERMRGFRSSIFLFLFWTLAVICSLVPLRANIQAIMDEGFSADAMRFVAFFTFFSLQLAQLILSCFADQHPATFKPVYVKNPCPVEDASFLSKVLFWWYGSLVVKGYRSPLQAEDLWSLREEDTSEKIICDLEKEWAKQWAKMQQQECALNGAQALGYKLSEQTQLLRKLHKEQSSGFCLLRTLAKNFGPYFLTGTLCLVIQDAFMFSIPQVLSLLLGFVRDEDAPLWKGYLFAFLMFLLSCLQSLFNHQYMYTCFTVGMRVKTAVMGLVYRKSLVISSAARRTCTVGEIVNLVSADTQKLMDFVVYFNAVWLAPIEIALCLFFLWQRLGPSALAGIATVILIFPLNGFIAKMRSKLQEVQMKYMDGRIKLMNEILSGIKILKFYAWENAFRERVLGYREKELNALKKSQILYSISIASFNSSTFLIAFAMFGVYVLIDDKHVLDAQKVFVSMALINILKAPLSQLPFAMSTTMQAVVSLKRLGKFLCQDELKLDSVDRAPYNPDIDGVVIDNGSFSWSKDSTPCLKRINVKVQQGSLVAVVGHVGSGKSSLLSAMLGEMEKKSGHVRVSGSVAYVPQQAWIQNATLKSNILFGRERKDCWYQKVLEACALLPDLEILPARDATEIGEKGLNLSGGQKQRVSLARAVYRKADVYLLDDPLSAVDAHVGQHIFEKVIGPNGVLKNKTRILVTHGLSFLPQADLIVVMEDGEITEMGSYTELLSRKNAFADFVKAFSVSERKESATHKGTRKSLSRLSMTDFSIDLSQEQLISGDMGSASIQTMEAISDTKQEQDQEEVGKLTQADKAHTGRVKLEMYVEYFRTIGLAFIIPIIFLYAFQQAASLVYNYWLSLWADDPVVNGTQIDTDLKLGVFGALGFAQGIAFFSTTVAISLGGIIASRHLHLDLLNNVLHSPMSFFESTPSGNLLNRFSKEIDAIDCMIPDGLKMMLGYMFKLLEVCIIVLMATPFAGVIILPLTLLYAFIQSFYVATSCQLRRLESVSRSPIYTHFNETVQGAGVIRAFGEQSRFILLANGQVDHNQTSYFPRFVATRWLAVNLEFLGNLLVLSASILSVMGRATLSPGIVGLAVSHSLQVTGILSWIVRAWTDVENNIVSVERVKEYAETAKEAPWAIEDSSLPLDWPRSGSIGFQKYGLQYRRGLDWALKEISLSVNEREKVGIVGRTGAGKSSLALGIFRILEAAKGKIFIDGINIAEIGLHELRSRITIIPQDPVLFSGSLRMNLDPFDGYTDEEVWRALELAHLKNFVSGLPDKLNHECSEGGENLSLGQRQLVCLARALLRKTKILVLDEATAAVDLETDNLIQSTIRTQFEDCTVLTIAHRLNTIMDYTRVIVMDRGHITEMDSPNNLISQCGQFYRMCQEAGLV